Proteins encoded within one genomic window of Pieris rapae chromosome 1, ilPieRapa1.1, whole genome shotgun sequence:
- the LOC110998957 gene encoding uncharacterized protein LOC110998957 isoform X2, producing the protein MSSDKKCCVPGCFESGASHKVLHLFPNPNKDPDRVEAWRKAVGGKILELSFEHIYKYRRVCRAHFEDKFHCRYERLSLSIPTVNMADLRNLKKRVKMKAYTLAESTERSKINLKNKQLVFFLSTVVEDNYKGFFLAKY; encoded by the exons ATGTCGTCGGATAAAAAGTGTTGTGTACCTGGGTGTTTTGAGTCCGGtg CATCGCATAAAGTGCTGCATCTATTTCCCAACCCCAACAAAGACCCGGATCGTGTCGAAGCTTGGAGAAAGGCTGTTGGCGGAAAGATACTTGAATTATCTTTCGAGCATATTTACAAGTATCGTCGTGTATGCCGTGCTCATTTCGAAGATAAATTTCACTGTCGCTACGAGAGACTGTCATTATCAATTCCAACCGTTAATATGGcag aTTTAAGGAATTTGAAGAAAAGAGTGAAAATGAAAGCTTATACACTTGCTGAAAGCACTGAAAgatcaaaaataaacttaaaaaacaagCAACTCGTATTCTTTTTATCTACAGTGGTAGAGGACAATTACAAAGGCTTTTTTTTGGcgaaatattag
- the LOC110998957 gene encoding uncharacterized protein LOC110998957 isoform X1: MSSDKKCCVPGCFESGASHKVLHLFPNPNKDPDRVEAWRKAVGGKILELSFEHIYKYRRVCRAHFEDKFHCRYERLSLSIPTVNMAGEERMAPTQAIASDELNENTPVIELPIGYLRNLKKRVKMKAYTLAESTERSKINLKNKQLVFFLSTVVEDNYKGFFLAKY, from the exons ATGTCGTCGGATAAAAAGTGTTGTGTACCTGGGTGTTTTGAGTCCGGtg CATCGCATAAAGTGCTGCATCTATTTCCCAACCCCAACAAAGACCCGGATCGTGTCGAAGCTTGGAGAAAGGCTGTTGGCGGAAAGATACTTGAATTATCTTTCGAGCATATTTACAAGTATCGTCGTGTATGCCGTGCTCATTTCGAAGATAAATTTCACTGTCGCTACGAGAGACTGTCATTATCAATTCCAACCGTTAATATGGcag GTGAAGAAAGAATGGCTCCAACTCAAGCTATAGCTTCTGATGAATTGAATGAAAATACACCTGTAATAGAATTACCAATTGGTt aTTTAAGGAATTTGAAGAAAAGAGTGAAAATGAAAGCTTATACACTTGCTGAAAGCACTGAAAgatcaaaaataaacttaaaaaacaagCAACTCGTATTCTTTTTATCTACAGTGGTAGAGGACAATTACAAAGGCTTTTTTTTGGcgaaatattag
- the LOC110995840 gene encoding DNA helicase MCM8 has protein sequence MRRNWRGRWNRNYNKSRISTTNNKSLNNSTLKTSTSIAANSVRAPANQVPIVIPINSETSVWKIYFPTESQSPTPETNSRIECFKRYISKNKAIFDLEKIDQTRSVPLDLQTLVIDEDFNTYWSTFQTDLLEKPEYTLPLLEFCLHESLKCESKIKVRVLNHQPVIPIANLKVNYFGKLVTIKGTVIRVGSVGLMCTSMAFECSSCHGVQAVMQPQGVFTAPNFCQNCRSGHKFEPLQSSPFTNTTDWQVAKIQEIQSHSLSGTIPRSVEIDLQGDLVGTACPGDVLSVTGIVQVRGESKGGEDGKRAARLLQLYLEAVSIHSQRNLSNPTLSFTLKDYYAIQEIHATEDVFRLLVHSLCPTIFGQEAVKAGLILGLFGGTEHESARSNPHVLVVGDPGLGKSQLLQAAAHAAPRGVYVCGASASAGGLTVALGREAGGDFALEAGALVLADKGVCCVDELDKMPAHHSSLLEAMEQGRVSVAKGGVVCTLPARATVLAAANPAAGSYNRAKTVAENLKLNSALLSRFDLVFILLDSPDEKTDAMLSEHVLALHSGSKAKRKAGASTSSMNTSDASQTTRDLSLRQRLQLKPGEVIDALPLVLLRKYIAYARRYVHPKLSTEAANALQSFYLELRHNHQASDGTPITTRQLEASIRLSQARARVNLREEATLEDANDVIDLIKHSLVDTFSDEYGNIQLSRSINGSGVSSRNKVKKFLDAITRRSHQLNKDVFTRQELIQIHKAASIAGDPNDLIEAMHTHSYLLLKASNTYQLIAF, from the exons ATGCGAAGAAATTGGAGAGGACGTTGGAATCGTAACTACAATAAATCAAGAATATCAACAACCAATAATAAAAGTCTCAACAATTCGACATTAAAAACTTCTACTTCTATCGCCGCAAATTCTGTTAGAGCCCCAGCTAATCAAGTTCCTATTGTCATACCAATTAATTCCGAGACAAGTGtatggaaaatttattttccaacTGAAA gtCAGTCACCAACCCCtgaaacaaatagtagaattgaatgttttaaaagGTATATTAGTAAGAACAAAGCTATCTTTGATTTGGAAAAAATTGATCAAACTAGAAGTGTACCATTAGATTTACAAACTTTAGTAATTGATGAGGACTTTAACACTTACTGGTCAACATTTCAAACGGATCTACTTGAGAAACCGGAGTATACACTGCCACTATTAGAATTTTGTTTACACGAG AGCCTAAAATGTGAGTCCAAGATAAAAGTAAGAGTACTGAACCACCAACCTGTTATACCAAtagcaaatttaaaagtaaattattttg gcaAATTGGTTACAATAAAAGGTACAGTCATAAGAGTTGGTAGCGTTGGCCTTATGTGTACCTCTATGGCTTTTGAGTGTTCAAGTTGTCATGGAGTACAAGCTGTTATGCAGCCACAAGGTGTTTTTACAG CACCAAATTTTTGCCAGAATTGCAGGAGTGGCCACAAATTTGAACCACTGCAATCCTCTCCATTTACAAATACAACTGACTGGCAAGTAGCAAAAATACAGGAAATACAATCACAT AGCCTGTCTGGAACAATACCAAGAAGTGTGGAGATAGACTTACAGGGAGACCTTGTCGGTACAGCTTGTCCTGGCGATGTTCTTTCTGTTACAGGAATTGTACAG GTCCGCGGTGAGAGCAAAGGGGGAGAAGATGGCAAACGTGCTGCGAGATTATTGCAGCTGTACCTGGAAGCTGTCTCTATTCACAGTCAGCGGAACTTGAGCAATCCTACTCTATCATTTACATTGAAAGACTATTATGCAATTCAG GAGATCCATGCAACAGAAGACGTATTTCGTCTATTGGTGCATTCGCTATGTCCCACAATATTTGGGCAAGAGGCAGTCAAAGCCGGCCTCATACTCGGTCTGTTTGGTGGCACGGAACACGAGAGCGCTCGTAGCAACCCGCACGTACTCGTGGTCGGTGATCCGGGCTTGGGCAAGTCACAGTTGTTGCAAGCCGCGGCACACGCTGCGCCTAGAg GTGTTTATGTATGTGGGGCGTCAGCATCAGCTGGAGGTTTAACAGTGGCACTCGGTCGGGAAGCGGGTGGAGACTTCGCCCTTGAGGCCGGAGCCCTAGTCCTTGCTGATAAAGGCGTTTGCTGCGTTGACGAATTAGATaag ATGCCCGCGCATCATAGCAGTCTCTTAGAAGCAATGGAGCAGGGTCGCGTAAGCGTGGCAAAGGGCGGAGTTGTTTGTACTCTTCCCGCGCGTGCCACCGTACTTGCCGCTGCTAATCCCGCTGCCGGCAGTTATAATAG aGCTAAAACCGTGGCCGAGAATTTGAAACTGAACTCGGCATTATTATCGCGATTCGACCTGGTGTTCATTCTTTTGGATTCACCAGATgag AAAACCGACGCAATGCTCTCAGAACATGTGTTAGCTCTTCATTCGGGATCTAAAGCAAAGAGAAAGGCAGGTGCTAGCACTAGTTCTATGAACACGTCCGACGCTAGCCAAACTACACGTGATTTGTCCTTAAG ACAACGGCTGCAACTAAAGCCAGGTGAAGTAATAGACGCGCTTCCATTGGTGCTCCTTCGCAAGTACATAGCGTACGCACGCAGATACGTGCACCCCAAACTTAGTACGGAAGCTGCGAACGCCTTGCAAAGCTTCTACTTGGAGCTAAGACATAATCATCAAGCGTCAGATGGCACTCCTATAACAACGCGACAGTTGGAAGCCAGCATACGGCTAAGTcag GCTCGCGCAAGAGTAAATTTAAGAGAGGAAGCCACACTTGAAGATGCTAATGACGTAATAGATTTAATCAAACACAGTCTAGTTGACACATTCAGTGATGAATATGGAAATATACAATTGTCTAGATCAATTAATGGTTCTGGAGTCAGCTCACGAAATAAG GTAAAAAAGTTCCTGGACGCCATAACAAGAAGATCACATCAGCTTAATAAAGATGTGTTCACAAGACAGGaactaattcaaattcataaaGCAGCCAGCATCGCGGGCGACCCAAATGATCTCATAGAAGCAATGCACACACATtcctatttattactaaaagctTCAAATACTTATCAATTGATtgctttttaa
- the LOC110995839 gene encoding protein-cysteine N-palmitoyltransferase Rasp isoform X2: MGPIILYEEFERSYKVQNTDIYLRLLRFLPDIFIFLIYSVFLDFSFHFIYFYAIQNDIELVRKMSSIALCGGGLWMGLEFYLKYVITYGTTGSFAMLDNIDAPPTPRCIARIHVYSQMWRHFDVGLYRFLVKYIYKPCFVLSSEYINLPKIAYKLLASLGTFLFIFMWHGMVWHILMWSFLNYVGILMEHVGKIVSKSDKYAWFKENVLKTETMEARLTAILCAPLLGLSAISNFYLFAGSSVGNLFFEYLFQIPTLVNCVIVCSSLYCCCYVSMALENVPSRQLIFHNFYKKHL; this comes from the exons ATGGGacctataatattatatgaggAATTTGAAAGGAGCTATAAAGTACAAAATACTGACATTTACCTAAGactattaagatttttaccAGACAtctttatattcttaatatattcAGTATTTCTTGATTTTTCGTtccatttcatttatttttatgccaTTCAAAATGATATAGAG tTGGTAAGAAAGATGTCAAGTATAGCCCTGTGTGGTGGAGGTTTATGGATGGGGCttgaattttacttaaaatatgtaataacatATGGCACAACAGGATCATTTGCTATGCTAGACAATATTGACGCACCACCTACTCCACGATGTATAGCAAGAATTCATGTTTACTCTCAAATGTGGAGGCATTTTGATGTTGGCCTGTATAGGTTTTTAGTCAA gTACATCTATAAACCATGTTTTGTTCTGTCaagtgaatatataaatttaccaaAAATTGCCTACAAGCTTTTAGCATCACTTGGTACATTCCTGTTTATATTCATGTGGCATGGGATGGTGTGGCATATACTCATGTGGTCATTCTTGAACTATGTTGGTATATTAATGGAACATGTAGGAAAGATTGTATCAAAATCTGATAAGTATGCTTGGTTTAAGGAAAACGTTTTGAAAACAGAGACTATGGAGGCCAGACTTACAGCAATTTTGTGTGCACCATTGTTGGGTTTATCAgctatttcaaatttttatttatttgctggTAGCAGTGTTGGAAATCTCTTTTTTGAATACCTATTTCAAATACCAACTCTTGTTAATTGTGTAATTGTTTGTTCTTCTTTGTATTGTTGTTGTTATGTTTCAATGGCTTTAGAAAATGTCCCATCTagacaattaatttttcacaatttttataaaaagcacTTGTGA
- the LOC110995839 gene encoding protein-cysteine N-palmitoyltransferase Rasp isoform X1, giving the protein MKLLIPKTELCICLLIWTIANIYALYMLLKSQTEILEADKNIYSLDDLQPGWKLFSRYKDVSDIEWSSWKYYIKISWFYIIIQFLVSELFRRYSPSFLKQWYILSSLTFVCTCLGWKQMIIILIQPVIYATVICLGGKKISIWLVSIFLLLSYNSLKYKNFFWTFLEHRELQDEEVYLILFCMAWVELRCISFSIDFIENKEKNRIKPEDCINFLSYVLYLPVLYMGPIILYEEFERSYKVQNTDIYLRLLRFLPDIFIFLIYSVFLDFSFHFIYFYAIQNDIELVRKMSSIALCGGGLWMGLEFYLKYVITYGTTGSFAMLDNIDAPPTPRCIARIHVYSQMWRHFDVGLYRFLVKYIYKPCFVLSSEYINLPKIAYKLLASLGTFLFIFMWHGMVWHILMWSFLNYVGILMEHVGKIVSKSDKYAWFKENVLKTETMEARLTAILCAPLLGLSAISNFYLFAGSSVGNLFFEYLFQIPTLVNCVIVCSSLYCCCYVSMALENVPSRQLIFHNFYKKHL; this is encoded by the exons atgaaattattaattccgAAGACAGAGCTATGTATCTGTTTACTAATTTGGACGATTGCGAATATTTACGCTTTATATATGTTGTTAAAATCACAAACCg aaatattagaagctgataaaaatatatattcattagaTGATTTACAGCCCGGTTGGAAGTTATTTTCGAGATATAAAGATGTGTCTGATATTGAGTGGAGCAGTtggaaatattacataaaaatatcgtggttttacataataatacagtTCCTAGTATCCGAATTATTTCGTCGATATTCACCAagctttttaaaacaatggtATATACTATCaagtttaacatttgtttGCACTTGCTTAGGCTGGaaacaaatgattataatattaatacaaccTGTGATATATGCTACAGTTATCTGTCTTGGTGGAAAGAAAATAAGCATTTGGCTtgtcagtatttttttattactaagctATAATTCATTGAAATACAAGAATTTCTTTTGGACATTCTTGGAACACAGAGAGCTGCAAGATGAAGAAGtgtatttaattctattttgtATGGCTTGGGTTGAATTAAGATGCATCAGTTTCTCTATTGActttatagaaaacaaagaaaaaaataggaTAAAACCTGAAGATTGCATAAATTTTTTAAGCtatgttttgtatttaccAGTTTTATACATGGGacctataatattatatgaggAATTTGAAAGGAGCTATAAAGTACAAAATACTGACATTTACCTAAGactattaagatttttaccAGACAtctttatattcttaatatattcAGTATTTCTTGATTTTTCGTtccatttcatttatttttatgccaTTCAAAATGATATAGAG tTGGTAAGAAAGATGTCAAGTATAGCCCTGTGTGGTGGAGGTTTATGGATGGGGCttgaattttacttaaaatatgtaataacatATGGCACAACAGGATCATTTGCTATGCTAGACAATATTGACGCACCACCTACTCCACGATGTATAGCAAGAATTCATGTTTACTCTCAAATGTGGAGGCATTTTGATGTTGGCCTGTATAGGTTTTTAGTCAA gTACATCTATAAACCATGTTTTGTTCTGTCaagtgaatatataaatttaccaaAAATTGCCTACAAGCTTTTAGCATCACTTGGTACATTCCTGTTTATATTCATGTGGCATGGGATGGTGTGGCATATACTCATGTGGTCATTCTTGAACTATGTTGGTATATTAATGGAACATGTAGGAAAGATTGTATCAAAATCTGATAAGTATGCTTGGTTTAAGGAAAACGTTTTGAAAACAGAGACTATGGAGGCCAGACTTACAGCAATTTTGTGTGCACCATTGTTGGGTTTATCAgctatttcaaatttttatttatttgctggTAGCAGTGTTGGAAATCTCTTTTTTGAATACCTATTTCAAATACCAACTCTTGTTAATTGTGTAATTGTTTGTTCTTCTTTGTATTGTTGTTGTTATGTTTCAATGGCTTTAGAAAATGTCCCATCTagacaattaatttttcacaatttttataaaaagcacTTGTGA